The following nucleotide sequence is from Devosia salina.
TGTCCAGGATCAGCCCGACATTGGGGTGATCCGCCCGCCGCACGACTTCCCAGGCGTCGCGATGGTCATTCACGTGCCGCCCCCAGGCCAGCGCTTCATAGCCCACCTTCGACCCACGCTTTGCGGCGCGCTCGCCCAGCTCCCGAAAATCGGCCGCCGCGCGGTCGATGCCACCCATTGCGGCCGGCGCCACGCTGGAACAGACAAGCATCAGCGGTGCCCCAAGGGCCTGCATCAGGTCGAACTTTCGTTCCGCCCGATCGAAAGCCTGACGGCGCTGCGGCTCAGGCAGGCCCTCGAAATCGCGGAATGGCTGGAACAGCGTGATGTCGAGACCGAGATCCTCGGCCATGAGCCGCACCTCGGCCGGGCTGCGGTCAAAGGCCAGGAAATCATTCTCGAAAATTTCCACCCCATCGAACCCAGCCGCTGCAATGGCCTCGAGCTTCTCGCGCAGGTCGCCGCTGATCGACACCGTGGCAATGGACGTTTTCATGGTGCTTGCCCAGTACGAACTAACTAGTTCGTACAATAACGAGAGGAGGGGGTGTGGTCAATGCGGGTTGGGAACAGGGGGCATGGGGGCGATGGGGAGGGGAGGCAAAACGGAGGAGGCAAGACGGAAGCGCTTGCAGCCTTCCATCGGTCTTACGGAAGCGGAGCCTGCCTCTCGCCGCTGGTGCCCTGGCGCTGGCCGGCTCGACATCTTCGACCCGGTGTCCGAGCCATGGCGACAGCCGCGCAACGGCGAGCGGGCAGGCGCGCGCGGAACATTCGCGCCCCGGGCGGTGGCGCTATTCCGTCAGCGCCTCGGCCTTGACCACGTAGCGCAGCACCATCTCGACCGTATTGCGCTTGAGCCGTTCCTGCATGTCTGCTGCCCCGAAATCGCGGGCAAAGAGCCGCGAAAAAGTGGCCCGGTTGGAGACATTGAAAAAGCACAGCGCGCTGATCTGCCAGTGGATTTCGAGCGGATCGAGGCCCGGCCGGAACAGGCCTTCGGCCAGCCCGCGCTCATAGAGGTCCCTGATCTGGGCGATGGCCGTGACGTTGAGGTCGCCGATCACGCTGGAACGCTCGAGATATTGGCCGTGATGGATGTTCTCGATCATCACCATGCGGATGAAATCCTCGTGCTGGTGGTGATGCACGAAGGTAAATTCCACCAGCCGCTTCAGCCCCTCGATCGGGGTCAGCCCGGCTATGTCCAGTTCCGCTTCGCCCTCGCGTACCTGCGCGTAGGCGCTCTCCAATGCGCTGAGATAGAGCCCGTCCTTGTCGCCGAAATAGTAGTAGATCATGCGCTTGGACGAGCGCGTCTTGGCCGCGATCTCGTCGATGCGCGCGCCCGAAAGGCCGTTGAGCGCGAACTCCTGGCTCGCCACCTCGATGATGTTCTGCCGCGTCCCCTCCGGGTCCTGCTGCCGGCCCGGCGCCTTGCGCGCAGCTTTCCGCACTTCAGACCCGCTTTCGGACATGGCAATATCGCCTTTCTCGCTCACATCGGCGCCCACACAACGAACCGGTTCGTTCAATGCGCAAGGCGTGTCGCTCTTGTAGCGGCGACCGCAACGCGAAAACAAGGGCGGTTCGGCTACCAAGCCGGCACATGCGCCCCAAATGCCATGCGCCATCGGCGTCGGATCGAAGCGCGGACGGCAGCCCATGACGCGCCAACGCCGTATCGCACCACCCGATCGGGCGGTGAGCTCACTGTTTAAGAAACTGCAAGAGAGTTTGGCTGGGGAACCTGGATTCGAACCAAGATCGACGGAGTCAGAGTCCGCTGTTCTACCATTGAACTATTCCCCAGCAGGTGCCTGCTGGCTGTGCGGCGCGGGCCGGTGAGGGCTGCGAAGCGCGGCGCGGGGTCTCATTAGACAAAGCGCAGGCAGATTGCAAGCGTCTGGCACGGAGCGTCGCCAGGAAATGTGGATAGCCACATTTCCGGTTCGGTGGCGCGACCCGGAATGGACCGACGTCGCAAGGCAATGTGGAAAGCCGCACTTCCAGTTCGGCGGCGTGCGGGCGCCGGCGGTGGGACTGTGGCTGGGTGGCCATGCCATCCAATGCATTGCGCTTCTTGCCCCCTTGCTCTACCGTCGATCCCGACAACGCAACATGATGTGCGTTCGGGCGCGACCGGCCTTCCGGTCCTTGCGACCGCGCACAAAGGAGCCTTTCGTGACCGATTCTGTTCGGTCCGCCGCTGCCTCGGCCCTTGTGGACGAGGCAGGGTCCGGTGCACCTTCCGGTTCCCTCCGGAAGGAGCGGGGCGGTACGCCGCCCGCTCAGGCCCCGGATCAGCGGACGCATATCGCCCCCCATCCACGCCGCAATCGCGGCCCGCTCTACGCGGCGCTCGACCTGGGCACCAATAATTGCCGCCTGCTGATTGCCCGCCCGCATGATCGCGGCTTCCGCGTGCTCGATGGCTTCACCCGCATTGTCCGGCTGGGGGAGGGCGTTTCGGTCACCGGACGGCTCGGCGACGCGGCCATGGAGCGCACCATGGAAGCGCTGCGCCAGTGCCGCAACAAGCTGCGCGACCACCAGCCCACCCGCATGCGGCTGATCGCCACCGAGGCCTGCAGGGCCGCCGAGAATGGTCCCGCTTTTCTCGACAGGGTGAAGAACGAAATCGGGCTGGACCTCGAAATCGTTGACAGGCGCACCGAGGCCGAACTGGCCGTGACCGGCTGCGCCGACTTGATCGATGGCGAGGCTCAGGGCGCGCTGATGTTCGACATCGGCGGGGGCTCCTCCGAGCTGGCCTGGCTCGATTTCCGCGGCGGCCGGCCGCGGGCGCAGGGCCGCATGTCGGCCTCGATTCGCTCCTGGCAGTCGCTGCCGGTGGGCGTGGTCTCGATCGCCGAGAAATTTGGCGGCGTCGATGTGACCCCGGCGGTCTTCGAGGAGATGGTGGCTTTCGTCGCGTCGCATCTGCGCCAGTTCCGCGGTCGCGAAAAGCTCAGGCAGATGATCGGCACCCACCCGGTGCATCTGATTGGCACCTCCGGCACGGTGACGACGCTGGCGGGCCTGCATCTGGGGCTCGAGCGCTATGAGCGGCAGAAGGTCGACGGGTTGTGGATGCGCCGCGACCAGGTGGACGAGACCATGCGGGCGCTGCTCGGCATGCCGTTCGAAAGGCGTGTTGCCCATCCCTGCATCGGCAAGGACCGCGCCGACCTGGTGCTGCCCGGCTGCGCCATTTTCGAAGCCATTCGCCGCGAATGGCCGACCGATCGCGTGCGCGTCGCCGATCGCGGTCTGCGCGAGGGCATCCTGATTTCATTGATGGACGCCGACCGGACGCAAAAGCGCCCCAACCGCTACCCGAGGAGACAGGCCAATGGCCAATAACAAGGCTCTGGGCACCGGCGGCCGCAAGTCCGACAAGGACCTCAAGATCCGCGTGAAGACGGCCAAGGGTCGCAAGGTCGCCTCGACCAAATGGCTCGAGCGCCAGCTCAACGACCCCTATGTGGCGCGCGCCCGCGCCGAAGGCTATCGGTCGCGCGCCGCCTTCAAGATCAAGGAAATGGACGAAAAGCAGCGCTTCTTCAAGAAGGGCATGCGCGTCGTCGATCTGGGCGCCGCACCAGGCGGCTGGTCGCAGGTGGCGGCCAAGGCGGTCGGCTCGACCGTCGAAAACCCGCTGGTGGTGGGCATCGACTATCTCGACATGGACCCCATCCCGGGGGTCATCCTGTTCAAGAAGGACTTCACCGAGGACGACGCGCCTGCGCTGCTGATCGAGGCGCTGGGCGGCCATAAGGCCGATGTGGTGATGAGCGACATGGCCTGGCCGACCACCGGCCACCGCGCCACCGACCATTTGCGCATCGTCCACCTCATCGAGATCGCCGCCGAGTTCGCCATCCAGGTGCTGGCGCCGGGCGGGTCCTTCGTGGCCAAGGTGTTCCAGGGCGGCACCGAGCATGAGCTGCTGCACATGCTCAAGCGCCATTTCACCAGCACGTTCCACATCAAACCCCCATCGAGCCGCAAGGATTCGGCCGAGGCCTATCTCGTCGCCAAGGGGTTCAAAGCTTCGCAGCCGATCCGCGAAGCGGATGAATAGCAGAGCCTAGATTTCGGCGTGCATTGCCCACCCCACCCTCAGTCCCTCCCCATCAAGGGGAGGGAGGCGCAGGTCCGGGGTGCAGGTGTTCATCGTCTCCCTCCCCTTGTGGGGAGGGATCAAGGGTGGGGGTTCGGCACCTTCAACGGCGCTGCGCATCAATGATGCCCTGCCACCCCCTCAATGCACGTGCGGCCCGCCGATCAGCTGGTGGCCGGCATTGCGTGGCAGCCTGAGGAACAGGGCGGTCGCAATGAACCCAACCGCCGCCACCACGTAGAAGGCGATGTGGAAATCGGCCAGCGCCAGCTCGCCGCCGCCGCGGAGCCGATGGGCGAGTTCCAGCGTGCCGCCACCCAGCGCCACGCCCATGGCGAACATCAGCTGGCCCCAGACCTGGCTCATCACATTGGCCTGGCCGGCATCCTTGTCCTCGATATCGGCAAAGGTGAAGGCGTTCGAGCCGGTCCAGAAGGTGGATTGCCAGAACCCGGTGAAGACCAGGATGGCCAGCATCAGCGGCACCGGGGTACTGGCGTCGTAAAAGCCCATCACCAATATGCCGGCCGCGCCGATGGCGGTAGAGATCACCAGCGGATATTTGAAACCCCAATGGGCAAACATCCAGTTGGCCACGAACTTGGCTGCCAAAGCGCCGATGGCGCCGGCAAAGGTCACCATGCCGCTTTCGAACGGCGTCAGCCCGAAGGACAGCTGCAGCATCAGCGGGAACAGGAATGGCGTTGCGCCCTGGCCCAGTCGGAAGAAAGTGCCGGCCACGATGGTGATGCGGAAATTGCGCACGCTGAGCAGCCTGAGGTCGAGCAGCGGATATTCGGTAGCAAGGGCGTGACGGGTGTAGAAGACTCCCAGCACCATGCCGATGGCAGCGGCGACCACGCCGATGATCGGAGGCAGGGCGGGCAGGCTGATCACCGAGCAGCCAAAGGCGAAGAGTGCAAAGGCCAGCCCTGCCAGCACGAAGCCCTTGCCATCGATATTGCGCGGGCGGTTGCGCTGTTCATTGGGCAGCGCAAAGCTCACCAGCGCAATGCCGAGCAGGCCGATCGGCACATTGATGATGAAGATCCAGTGCCAGGAGAAATAGGTGGTGAGGAAGCCGCCAAAGGGCGGGCCGACGATCGGGCCGATAAGGGCAGGGATGGTCAGCCAGGCCATGGCGTCAACAAGTTGATGGCGCGGCGTCATCCGCACCAGCACCAACCGCGCCACCGGCCCCATCATGGCGCCGCCCATGCCCTGGACGAAGCGCGCGCCGACGAATTGCGCCAGTGAACCGGAAAAAGCACAGGCGATGGAGCCGATCATGAACACCAGCATGGCCACGCGGAACACGCGCCGCGCCCCGAAGCGGTCGGCCATCCAGCTCGAGATGGGAATGAAGATGGCCAATGCCACCAGATAGGCGGTCAGGGCCAGCTTCAGGGAGATGGGATCGGTCCCGATATCGGCCGCGATGGCCGCAAGCGAGGTGGCAATGACCGTGGAGTCCATGTTTTCCATGAACAATGCGGTGGCCAGGATCAGGGGTGTTGCGCGCGACAATCTGGTTTTGGGCCCAGGGGGCCGCTTACTCCTTGGCGATGGCCCTATGGCCGGAAACATTGCTGCCCGCATCGGCCGGCAGCCTGAAATAGATGAGGCCCGCCAGCGCGCTGAGCCCGCCGACAGTGAAAAACGCGATCTGAAAATTGAGTAGCGTCAGATGTCCGCCACTGAAGGCGCTGGTGAGTTCGAGAATGGCGCCGGCCACGGCCACGCCGAAAGCCACCGACAATTGCTGGCCCACGGCCACGATGGCGGTTGCTTGGCTGGCCTCTTCGTCGGAAATGTCCGCATAGCCGATGGCGTTGGTGCCGGTGAAGAAGATGGAGCGCAGCACGCCGCCCGCCAGCAGCACCGCCATCATCACGGTCACCGGCGTTTCGGCCGTGAACAGGCCCTGCGCCGCGATCAGAATGCCGCCAAAGATCGCCGCGAGCCCGAGCACGCGCGGAAAGCCGAACCGTGCAAATACCCGCTCGGCGATGAACTTGCTCATGATCGCGCCAATCGCCGAAATGAAGGTGATGGCGCCAGACTGGAATGGATTGAGGCCGAAGGCCAGCTGCAGCATCAGCGGCAGCAGGAATGGCATGGCGCCCACTCCGATGCGGAAGAACGAGCCGCCGGTGATCGAGGAGCGGAAGAGGCGATGGCGGAACAGTTTCGGATCGAGCAGCGGATAAGGGGTCTTGCGGGCATGCAGCAGGTAGAACAGCGCCGCAGTCACCCCGATGGCCAGCGTCATGTAGCCATAGATGATCGGCAGCGCCGGCAGGCTGATGACCGATAGACCGAACACCGTGCCCGAAAACGCCACCGCCGCGATGAAGAAGCCGACCAGATCGACCGGCCGTGGCGTCCGCTCGTCGGGCACGTTGAGATAGATGCTGGAAAGAATGATCCCGGCAATGCCGATGGGGATGTTGATCCAGAAGATCCAGTGCCAGGAGAGATAGGTGGTGAGGAACCCGCCGATCAGCGGTCCTGTCACCGGGGCGATGAGCGCCGGGATGGTCAGCCAGGCCATGGCCGCCACCAATTCGTTGCGCGGCGTGGTGCGCACCAGCAGCAGGCGCCCCACGGGCGTCATCATCGACGAACCGATGCCCTGGAAGAATCGCGAGCCCACGAAAGTCTCGAGCGAAAATGCGAAGGAGCAGGCCAGGGAGCCGAGCATGAACACGAAGATCGCCAGGCGGAAGATGTTCTTGGCCCCGAACCGGTCCGCCATCCAGCCGCTGATCGGTATGAAGATGGCCAGCGCCACGAAATAGGCCGTCAGCGCCAGTTTCAGCGCGATCGGCTCGGTGCCGATGTCGTGGGCAATAGCCGGCAGCGATGTGGCGATGACAGTCGAGTCCATCTGTTCCATGAACAGGGCGACCGCCAGAATGAGCGGAGTGACGCGGAGCAAGGCAGAAAACCGGATGGGTCGGAGAAGCCGCGAATGCGGCCGCTCCACTATGGGCCGCTCTGCGCAGTCCGCCTAGCCCCAAACGCACAAATCTCTGGCCGAACACGATTTCCTTGAGGTCTCGGCAGCATGGACAGACGCGGGCAAATGCGTCACCCATGGACGTGACGAAATCCCACGCGGTGGCTCCAGCGCCCATGTCCCTGCCAGGCCCGGTTCTTCTCTTGCGCCTTGGCGGCGCCGTGCTCGCCTCTATGGTATTCGGCCTCGTCGCCGCCATGGCTTTCCAGCCCTGGAGCTTCTGGGTGGCGGTGAGCCTGGGCTTCCTGTTCGGGACGGCTTTCATGGTCGGCACCGGTTACCGCATCCTGATCGCGGTGGCGCGCAACCGGGTCGAGCCGTCACCCGTCTCCTGGTCCGGCGCAACGGCGGCGACGGCGCTCTTCGCGCTTCTGCTGGGCGGCGCTGCCGCCTGGCAATCGCTCGAGGTGAGTTATGTCTGGCTGGCCTTCGGCCTAGGCATCAACTGCGCCTACCTGCCCATCAAGACCGCTTGCCTGAAGGTCGGCTGTTGCCGGGCCGTGCGCCCCTTCGTGCTCAAGGACCTGCGCCTCGGTGAAATCGTGCTGTCCATTGCGGTGATCAGTTTGGCCATCGCGCTGTCGCTGGCGGGACTGCAACGCCTGGGTGCCGGTGTCGTCATCGGCGGACACCTCGCCATTCGATTGCTCTCGCGCCACCTGCGCGGGCGCTGGTCGTGGGGCTGGCCGCCATTCACCCAGCCGGGGGCCGAACTGGCACCTTTGGCCGTCCTGATTTTGGTGGTCCCTCTCACCTGATCCGTTTGAACCACCCCGGAGCGGCGCTAAGCTATGATCGTGAAACGATTCGGCATCTCAACATGGATTTGAGAAGCAAGGCCGGATCATCGGGGCAATATTGCATGTTTGGTAATGGTGAGAAGACGTCGCGCTGGGTCGTTCTGGGCGCGTGCGCAGCGGCAGCTGCATCGGGTGGCTGCACCACGACGTCGACCGACGTAGGGGGAGTCATCAATGACTACCTCAAATGGCAGCAGACGAAGGCCTGCCTCGATTCACAGACGAACTTGTGGCGCAATGTCGCCCAGGGCGAAACGCCGGGCATCACTTGCGAAAAGCCATCATATCCCCACTCGCTCTCAGAGAGCGGATCAGCGCCCGTGATCGTCGATCATGGCGGCGGTTATACCCCGCCAGTGTGATTATCGCGGGCTGGTATTAGCCTCCGCCTTTGAACGGGCCGGAAATTTGCGCCTGAGATAGACCAGTGCTGCCGGATGGGCCAGGCATTGTGCCGGCCACCTCACCAGCTCGGCATTAGCCCCTTGCAGACCTTGGCCTCTGCCTTGTGGAGCAGGAACACCTTGTCGTCGAGACCGGGCAGCAGCTCGAAAGTTTCGGCCCCTTCGCCGCCGCCGCATTCGGTTTCGACCCGCATATAGCCATAGGCATCAAGATCGGCGCGGAGATTGCCGGCTTCGTCCAGGCTCAGTTCCATGCCGCCGCCGTCGCAGTCCACGCCGCACCGGACAACCCGTCATAAACCCAGCAGCCGCCGCCGGTCTCGCCCTTGCGGCCATCGCGCAGCGCCACGTCGACGCCGAAATAGTGCAGCCCCTCGTCCTCCTGATCGTATTTGAGAAAGCTCATGGCCAGGGTCATCGCCGTCACCTGCTGGTCGGGATGTGCGGCCAGATGATCGGGGGAATAGATGCGCTGCCAGCAGGCAACGGCACCATCCTCTGCGGGCACGAAGTCGGTCAGCTCGGCGGCCAGGGCCGGCAGGCAAGAGATGGCAAGAAGGGCCGTCACCAGATATAGCCGCTGCATGTCACCCTCTCTCATTCACGCCCGGGCATAATGCCGTGTTCCGGGCACTAGGCAAAGTGTCCCTTGGGTGCTATTGACCCTCGCCAACCTGAACCCGCGAACTCCTCTCCGCCGGTTCATATTCCAACAGCTCTGGTTTTATCAGAAGGCAGGAAGGGTCTGGCCTTGGCGAAGATTATTACTACCATCACCGGCGATGCGGCACTGACCTTCGACGACGTGCTGCTGCAGCCGGCGCGTTCCGACATCCTGCCCACCGAAACCGACATCTCGACCTATGTCACCAAGGACATAGCGCTCAAGCTGCCGATCCTGTCCTCGGCCATGGATACCGTCACCGAAGCCAATATGGCCATCGCCATGGCCCAGGCCGGCGGGCTCGGCGTCATCCACAAGAACCTCACCGCCGAGCAGCAGGCCGAACAGGTTCGCATGGTCAAGTCGTTCGAGAGCGGCATGGTCGTCAATCCGATCACCATCGGTCCCGACGCCACCCTTTCCGACGCGCTGGCCCTGATGGATCGCAGCCGCATCTCGGGCATTCCGGTGGTCGAGAATGGCGGTCGTGGTGGTCGCGCCATCGGCAAGCTGGTGGGCATTCTCACCAATCGCGACGTGCGCTTCGCCTCCAATCCCAACCAGCCCATTTCCGAGCTGATGACGCATGAAAACCTCATCACCGTGCGCGAGGGGGTTTCCAAGGAAGAGGCCAAGGTGCTGCTGCACCGCAACCGCATCGAAAAGCTGCTGGTGGTGGACGAGGACTATCGCTGCATCGGCCTGATCACCGTCAAGGACATCGAAAAGGCCCAGCTCCACCCCAATGCCGTCAAGGACGAGCAGGGGCGCCTGCGCGTCGCCGCCGCCTCCACGGTGGGTGATGGTGGCTTCGAGCGCTCGCTGCAACTGATCGATGCTGGCGTCGACCTTCTGGTGATCGACACTGCTCACGGCCATTCGGTGCGCGTCGCCGAGGCCGTGGAACGCGTCAAGCGCGAGAGCAATTCCACCCGCATCGTCGCCGGCAATGTGGCCACCGCCGAAGCCACCCGCGCACTGATCGACGCGGGCGCCGACGCCGTCAAGGTTGGTATCGGTCCGGGCTCGATCTGCACCACCCGCATCGTTGCCGGTGTCGGCGTTCCGCAACTGGCCGCCGTCATGGGTTGCGCCGAAGAGGCGAGCAAGTCCGGTGTGCCGGTCATCGCCGATGGCGGCATCAAGTTCTCGGGCGATATGGCCAAGGCCCTGGCCGGCGGCGCCTCCTGCGTCATGGTCGGCTCGCTCCTGGCCGGTACCGACGAAGCACCGGGCGAGGTCTTCCTCTACCAGGGCCGCTCCTACAAGTCCTATCGCGGCATGGGGTCGGTAGGCGCCATGGGCGCCGGCTCGGCCGACCGCTACTTCCAGCAGGACGTGCGCGACCAGATGAAACTGGTGCCCGAAGGTATCGAGGGCCAGGTGCCCTACAAAGGTCCCGTCAATGCCGTGCTGCACCAGCTCGCTGGCGGCCTCCGTGCCTCCATGGGCTATACCGGCGCCCACACCCTCAAGGACTTCCGCGAGAACTCGGTCTTCGTCAAGATTTCCGGCGCCGCGCTCAGCGAGAGCCATGTCCACGACGTGACCATCACCCGCGAAGCCCCCAATTATCGCAGCGGGCGCTGATCTGAACACGCTCACTGCGCCATCCTCCCCCGCTCGCGGGGGAGGAGAACCGCCTCGGGGCGGTGGAGGGGGAGCCACAAGCTGTGCGCAACGTGCTGTCTAGGCACAATTCGGCGCAGGCGGCACCCCTCTCCACCATGCCAGGCATGGTCCCCCTCTCCCGCAAGCGGGAGAGGAAAGGTTGGGGCCAAAACTGGTTCAATTCCAGTCCGTTACTGCTTCAACCCGAATCTTTGCCGGAGCTTGAACAATGCCCCTTCTCGACAAGCTGCTGGTCCTCGCCATGGCCGCGCAGGTCTTCCTGGCGCTCGGCCTGGTCTTCTGGCTCGGCTTCGAACGCGTACCGCGCGTCACCCGCGGCGAGATCCGGGTGGCCGACATCGCTGTAGACCGCAGTGCCTATCCACTCAAGGCGCGACTGCTCTCCAACAGCTTCGACAACCAGTTCCAGCTGCCGGTCCTGTTCTATGTCGGCAGTCTGGTCGTCCTGCATTTCGGTCTGGTCGACGCTGTCGTTGTCAGTCTCGCCTGGCTCTTCGTGGTCCTGCGCATTGCTCACGCGGCCATTCACGTCACCACCAATCGCGTCTATCGCCGCTTTGCCTTCTACACCGCTGGGCTTGCCGTGCTGATGCTGTTCTGGCTATGGCTCACCCTTCGCATCCTGTTGCAAAGCTGAGCAGACATGGCCCTGATCTCCCGCATCGACACGATCTTTGTTCCCGCCGCCGACACCGAGGCCGCGGCGCATTGGTACGCTCGCATGTTTGGCTTTGAAGAGATTTTCCGCTCCGCCGGGCATATCGGCATGCGGATCGTCGGCGCCGGTCGCACCAGTACGGCACTCACGCTGATCCCGGTCGACAAGATGCCGGACCAGACCTATGTGGCCTTCAATTTCTTTGCGCCCGATCCCCAGGCCCTGCATACGGCCCTGACCGATGATGGCCGCGAGGTGACCGCGATCAACGCTAATGGCGCCATGAGCTGGTTCGACTTCGTCGACATCGCCGGCAATCGCGTCAATGTCTGCCATTTCCCGGAAAGCTGATCCATGCGCCTCCCCGGCCGTCTCGCCGCCGCCATCGAAGTCCTGACCGATGTGGAGACGCGCAAGCGTCCCGTGTCGGAAGCGCTCAAGGCCTGGGGCCTTAACAATCGCTTCGCCGGGGCAGGGGACCGCGCCGCCATCGGCAATCTGGTTTACGATGCCCTGCGTCGTCGCG
It contains:
- a CDS encoding TetR/AcrR family transcriptional regulator, whose product is MSEKGDIAMSESGSEVRKAARKAPGRQQDPEGTRQNIIEVASQEFALNGLSGARIDEIAAKTRSSKRMIYYYFGDKDGLYLSALESAYAQVREGEAELDIAGLTPIEGLKRLVEFTFVHHHQHEDFIRMVMIENIHHGQYLERSSVIGDLNVTAIAQIRDLYERGLAEGLFRPGLDPLEIHWQISALCFFNVSNRATFSRLFARDFGAADMQERLKRNTVEMVLRYVVKAEALTE
- a CDS encoding Ppx/GppA phosphatase family protein is translated as MTDSVRSAAASALVDEAGSGAPSGSLRKERGGTPPAQAPDQRTHIAPHPRRNRGPLYAALDLGTNNCRLLIARPHDRGFRVLDGFTRIVRLGEGVSVTGRLGDAAMERTMEALRQCRNKLRDHQPTRMRLIATEACRAAENGPAFLDRVKNEIGLDLEIVDRRTEAELAVTGCADLIDGEAQGALMFDIGGGSSELAWLDFRGGRPRAQGRMSASIRSWQSLPVGVVSIAEKFGGVDVTPAVFEEMVAFVASHLRQFRGREKLRQMIGTHPVHLIGTSGTVTTLAGLHLGLERYERQKVDGLWMRRDQVDETMRALLGMPFERRVAHPCIGKDRADLVLPGCAIFEAIRREWPTDRVRVADRGLREGILISLMDADRTQKRPNRYPRRQANGQ
- a CDS encoding RlmE family RNA methyltransferase, translating into MANNKALGTGGRKSDKDLKIRVKTAKGRKVASTKWLERQLNDPYVARARAEGYRSRAAFKIKEMDEKQRFFKKGMRVVDLGAAPGGWSQVAAKAVGSTVENPLVVGIDYLDMDPIPGVILFKKDFTEDDAPALLIEALGGHKADVVMSDMAWPTTGHRATDHLRIVHLIEIAAEFAIQVLAPGGSFVAKVFQGGTEHELLHMLKRHFTSTFHIKPPSSRKDSAEAYLVAKGFKASQPIREADE
- a CDS encoding MFS transporter, whose translation is MSRATPLILATALFMENMDSTVIATSLAAIAADIGTDPISLKLALTAYLVALAIFIPISSWMADRFGARRVFRVAMLVFMIGSIACAFSGSLAQFVGARFVQGMGGAMMGPVARLVLVRMTPRHQLVDAMAWLTIPALIGPIVGPPFGGFLTTYFSWHWIFIINVPIGLLGIALVSFALPNEQRNRPRNIDGKGFVLAGLAFALFAFGCSVISLPALPPIIGVVAAAIGMVLGVFYTRHALATEYPLLDLRLLSVRNFRITIVAGTFFRLGQGATPFLFPLMLQLSFGLTPFESGMVTFAGAIGALAAKFVANWMFAHWGFKYPLVISTAIGAAGILVMGFYDASTPVPLMLAILVFTGFWQSTFWTGSNAFTFADIEDKDAGQANVMSQVWGQLMFAMGVALGGGTLELAHRLRGGGELALADFHIAFYVVAAVGFIATALFLRLPRNAGHQLIGGPHVH
- a CDS encoding MFS transporter, whose product is MLRVTPLILAVALFMEQMDSTVIATSLPAIAHDIGTEPIALKLALTAYFVALAIFIPISGWMADRFGAKNIFRLAIFVFMLGSLACSFAFSLETFVGSRFFQGIGSSMMTPVGRLLLVRTTPRNELVAAMAWLTIPALIAPVTGPLIGGFLTTYLSWHWIFWINIPIGIAGIILSSIYLNVPDERTPRPVDLVGFFIAAVAFSGTVFGLSVISLPALPIIYGYMTLAIGVTAALFYLLHARKTPYPLLDPKLFRHRLFRSSITGGSFFRIGVGAMPFLLPLMLQLAFGLNPFQSGAITFISAIGAIMSKFIAERVFARFGFPRVLGLAAIFGGILIAAQGLFTAETPVTVMMAVLLAGGVLRSIFFTGTNAIGYADISDEEASQATAIVAVGQQLSVAFGVAVAGAILELTSAFSGGHLTLLNFQIAFFTVGGLSALAGLIYFRLPADAGSNVSGHRAIAKE
- the guaB gene encoding IMP dehydrogenase, encoding MAKIITTITGDAALTFDDVLLQPARSDILPTETDISTYVTKDIALKLPILSSAMDTVTEANMAIAMAQAGGLGVIHKNLTAEQQAEQVRMVKSFESGMVVNPITIGPDATLSDALALMDRSRISGIPVVENGGRGGRAIGKLVGILTNRDVRFASNPNQPISELMTHENLITVREGVSKEEAKVLLHRNRIEKLLVVDEDYRCIGLITVKDIEKAQLHPNAVKDEQGRLRVAAASTVGDGGFERSLQLIDAGVDLLVIDTAHGHSVRVAEAVERVKRESNSTRIVAGNVATAEATRALIDAGADAVKVGIGPGSICTTRIVAGVGVPQLAAVMGCAEEASKSGVPVIADGGIKFSGDMAKALAGGASCVMVGSLLAGTDEAPGEVFLYQGRSYKSYRGMGSVGAMGAGSADRYFQQDVRDQMKLVPEGIEGQVPYKGPVNAVLHQLAGGLRASMGYTGAHTLKDFRENSVFVKISGAALSESHVHDVTITREAPNYRSGR
- a CDS encoding MAPEG family protein; amino-acid sequence: MPLLDKLLVLAMAAQVFLALGLVFWLGFERVPRVTRGEIRVADIAVDRSAYPLKARLLSNSFDNQFQLPVLFYVGSLVVLHFGLVDAVVVSLAWLFVVLRIAHAAIHVTTNRVYRRFAFYTAGLAVLMLFWLWLTLRILLQS
- a CDS encoding VOC family protein, giving the protein MALISRIDTIFVPAADTEAAAHWYARMFGFEEIFRSAGHIGMRIVGAGRTSTALTLIPVDKMPDQTYVAFNFFAPDPQALHTALTDDGREVTAINANGAMSWFDFVDIAGNRVNVCHFPES